Proteins from one Rosa chinensis cultivar Old Blush chromosome 7, RchiOBHm-V2, whole genome shotgun sequence genomic window:
- the LOC112178376 gene encoding zinc finger BED domain-containing protein RICESLEEPER 2-like, producing the protein MKKKFDKYWLQLEDLNKILLIAVVLDPRYKLLHLEFFFPKLQADQGCVEVMIDEVKTTLSLLFDFYADEDPAAATASRNVTMSRIESMHQQVDEDSHAANLHQFKLLRQEKDVVVIKNELDKYILEASEDPSNPKFEILAWWKENA; encoded by the exons ATGAAAAAAAAGTTTGACAAGTATTGGCTGCAGCTTGAAGATCTTAACAAAATTCTGCTTATTGCTGTGGTTTTAGATCCAAGATACAAACTATTGCATCTTGAATTCTTCTTCCCAAAGCTGCAAGCAGACCAAGGATGTGTGGAAGTGATGATCGATGAAGTGAAGACAACCTTGAGCTTGCTGTTTGATTTTTATGCAG ATGAAGATCCAGCTGCTGCAACAGCTTCAAGGAACGTGACAATGTCAAGGATCGAGTCTATGCATCAGCAAGTTGATGAGGATAGTCATGCAGCAAATCTGCATCAATTCAAGCTTTTGCGACAAGAGAAGGACGTTGTGGTGATCAAGAATGAGCTGGACAAGTATATATTGGAAGCTTCAGAAGACCCTTCAAACcccaagtttgaaattttggcTTGGTGGAAGGAGAATGCTTAA